Genomic segment of Nostoc sp. UHCC 0302:
CGATGCAGGCTCTCGCCCTTTGACCGAAATTCGTCACCTCATCGAAGTACTACATTCAACTGCTGCTGATTTACCTTTTGAATTGCTGGACAAGGAAATTGTTGAATTAGTTGGAGAAGAATGTCATTTGACAGGTTCGGGTGAAGATAAGTGGAGTCTGCTGAAAATTCGAGCGATGAAGTTTGATATCTCGAATCTTGATCGCGAAGAACATCCGGTTCACATCATCGGTTTTACATCTTTGCCAAGACGAGGTGCAGAAGAGCTAGACATTTTTCTGTGTCGCTATAAATATTCTAACGATTGGGTTGCACACGCCAACTGCAAAACACAGTATGCTCAACTGCCTGAACATGGTGGAACTCCTAATTTTATACTTGCTCACACTATGATTGTGGCTCTACTTGATAAAGCGCAGTCATTGGGAATACTTGAAGAAGTTGTAGATGAAACTGATTACTGGGAGAATCGCAATCCACACACATTAGCTAAAGAAGGAGAAGATTGGAATTCGATTACTCGCGAGATTGGAGAAATTTTAAAGGGTCTACCAAAGCAGTCTTTAAGCGGTCTTAATTAGCGAGCGCAATCAGGCGGGCGAAGCAGCGCCATCGCTTGGAGTTAGTTGAGATTAGAGATTCTCATTAAAATCTGGGCTGTTTTGATAATCAGGACAATTGTCACCCTCTACACCTACTGGATGCATTGCACAAATTAACATATTGCCACCATACTCTACCCCGTGATAGTGACAGCATCCTCGACAAACTCTCTTCAAAGAATTTTTATTACTCTTGAGTCTAACTTGCTCTCTCAATCTTTCTTGTTGTGCGCGTGCTAATAAATTCATTCCATTATTGATACTGCCGACTCCTGCGGCAAACCAACAAATTGAAATTACCCAAGGAGTTGGCTTGAGTCTTGTTTGAGGTGAATCCAACAAAGCTTTTATGCCAACCATGCTGAGCGCTGTAGTTGTTGCACCCGCAACCAAAAATATTATTCCTAAAGCTATTTTTTTCATATAATTAAGTTACACAAGCTCCAAAAATCTGGGCAATTCTCACTATCCCACCCATGCCCGTGAATGCTTACCTATTTCTAGTTGTCAAAATCTTCACCTTCTACTTCTACTTCTACTTCTATAAATTCAACTGCAAATGTACATCCTAAATGTACTGCGCCACATATCCACGTATTTATATTACATAACCGATATACTAAGGACATTGATGGCGTAAGACTTTTATCATTTGCAGCAAAAATCAGAGCAACTGTAAATGTGGCAATCCCAAAGATAAATGCAATATGTTGTATAGCTTGAATTCTTTTAATCATTACTTGCAAAAATTAGGGATTTATTATTAGTCTAAAGGTTTTCAAGTTTGGAATGTGCTTTTAAGTGTTTGTTAAATTGTGCCACATCAATTTTAAAACCAACAAACAAAGAATTCCCATCTCTATCTAAATTTGCTTAGAAACTGGAGAACATTTCTGTATAGTTGAGGCTCTTTAGTTTTACGACCTTGGCTATCTTCTTGGACATCATGCAATTCTAGTTCAAATGACAGCGATTGCAACGGACATCGCGCCCCGTTCTTGTAGAAAATATTTACATACATATCCTCGCCATCTTCTCCCAGACAACGAAGCTGTACACCGGAAACTTCACCCCAGGGGCCAGTGACTCGCCCTATTAGTTCACCAACCCAAAATTGCTGTGTAGGTCGAGCTTTCTTGAGCAGGGGGAGAAATGGAGGAAATACTGCTATTATTCATTGATTTTGCAACGCCAGCGTCAAGAGCCTCCTTTGCTGACTACAACGCAAGCGTAGTCTTAGCAGACTACTACTATAGCGTCAGGTAGCTGTCCCTCGTCTAGCTAAGTTGGCAACCATAAATACCAATTGGGTTAGCTCGACGGGTTTAGGAATGTGCATTTGAAAACCTGCATTCCTAGATTCTTGGATATCACTACTACTGGTATACCCTGTCATTGCTGCTGCGGGAATTTGTCCCCCAGCCTCAGCACTAAGAGAGCGCACTCGCCGGATCAAGGTATAGCCATCTTGGTTCGACATCCCAACGTCAGACAATAGCACATCATACAACCCTGGTTGGCTGGTAAGTATTGAGAATGCTTCATCAGCAGATGCGACAGCAGTTACTTCAGCCCCGTAATTTTGTAACATTATCTTCGTTAACTCAAGTATAACTGTATCGTCATCTACAACAAGTACGTGTAAACCTTCCAGGGAAGGAATGTTATCAACGGCTCTTTCCGTGTCGTCGGAAATATCTATCACCTGTGGATCACAAGAGCTAAAATCCTCCTCAACATTGGTGTTCAGTGGTAGCTCAACGACGATAGTTGTCCCTAAGCTTAAACCTGGACTTTCTGCCTGAACCGTGCCGCCATGAAGTTCAACTAGATAACGGACAAGAGACAGTCCTATGCCCAGCCCTTGATTAGCACGAGTTTTGCTACTGTCAGCCTGGCGAAACCGATCAAAGATATAAGGGAGAAAGTCATTAGGTATGCCAATACCTGTGTCACTAACTCGAATCTGGGCTTGGGAATTAACTTGCTCCAGTGTGACAACTATACTTCCCCCAGAAGGAGTAAATTTGATGGCATTAGAAAGCAAATTCCAGATTACCTGCTGCAATCGCAACCCATCCCCCACTACATGTCCAATGACGGGTTGCAGGTGGCATTCAATTTGAATATTCTTCGCTTCTGCCGATAATCTGACTATCTCAAGGGCTGCCTCAATTACAGAGCGGAGATCAATTGGACAAATATTCAGACGGAATTGGCCAGTAGTAATGCGCGAAATATCTAGAAGATCCTCAATCAATTGGATTTGCACTTTAGCACTACGCCCAATCATGTCAATTGCACGATTCATTTGAGCGGTATCAAAGTTTTGTTCCTGGAGTAAATCAGACCATCCCAGAATACTGTGGAGGGGGTTGCGAAGTTCGTGGGATAGAGTAGATAAAAACTCATCCTTAATTCGGTTAGATGCCTCTGCTTCCAAGCGCGCTGACTGCTCTTGAGCCAATAACTGAGTGCGTTCTTCCTCAAACGACTTCTGCTGTGTAATGTCATGAAGTGCCAAGAGAATCATCTGCTGATTTCCTGGTTGTAAAATTCTATAACCATTGAGCAATATAGTCTTTTGCCCAATTTTTTCAAAGTTACAGCAAAGCTCAAAACTCTCAACCTGGGTGTTATGAGTGAGAATGTCTTCCAGGAGCGATCGCAGTTCGGGAATATTCCAATGGCCGTTTCCTAACTCAAAAATTGGTTGCTGTTCTGTCTGGGCGGGCGTTACCTGAAACATTTGGTAAAAAGCCCGATTGCTTTTAAGGACTTTTAAGTCAGAGTTGAGAACTACTAAAGGCTCTGGCACAGTTTCCACGACAACTTCGGCATAATCAAGAGCAGCTTGCAACTGCTTTGTACTGCGTTTGAGGGCATCTATATCCATCAACACCATCACCACGCCATCAATATGATTTCCTGTAGTTCTGTAAGGTCGAATTCGCAGATTATACCAACGTCCTTCTTGGTCTTGCGCCTCCAGTTCTTTAACAGTTAAAGTGTCAATCACCTCAATGAACAATGACTCTAAATTAGGAATGTCAATAGTGGAGCGGATATCACTCAGTAGTCGTCCCACATCTGTGGGAATCAGATTTAGTAAACGCTGTGCTGTTGGCGTGAAACGCCGAATCCGTAAATCGTTGCTCAGTATGAGAATGGGAATATTCACACTACTGAGTATATTCAACAGGTCATTATTGACCTTGTGTAATTCGAGATTGCGACTTTGCAATTCTTGATTAGTTGTATGTAATTCTTCGTTGGTTGCTTGTACCTCTTCTTTGGCTGTTTGCAACTCTTCATTAGTGCTTTGTAATTCCTCATTGCTGGAGAGGATTTCTTCATTCGCCACCTTCAGATGTTGAGTGGTGGACTCATGCTCCTGACTAATCAATTGTAAATATTCTTGAGTTGCAGCAAGTTCTTGCTTGGTGGCTGCTAGTTCTTGTTGGAGTTGGAGTATTTCCTCGCTACCTAGTTGTTCTACATTTCCAGGTGTGATGGTCACTTGTGCATTTGTTGGAGCAGGTACATCTTCAAATAAAACAAGAAAGCAGTGAGTTTCCAAGGAATCAGGTTGAAACGGAATCACCTCAATGCTGACTTTCCTAGACGACTCGCTCCCTTCCATCTGTATCTGTTCCTTTCTCACAGGAACATTCTCCCTTTTTGCCTGATGAATCGCAGTACGCAACTCTTCCAGCAGTCCTTTTCGTGCCATTTTGAACAAATTAAAACTGGGATCTCCAGGTGCGGGTCTCAGATAGGGACTGGTTTCCCCTCGAAATTGCAGAATGTCCATATTGTCGTTAATCATCACGCCAACTGGGGCATAACGATTCAAAAGAATCTGGTCAGCCTGTTTATTTAAGTCAGTAATATCCCAAATTTTATGACTCATGGACTTATCAGCAGCTATTTTCGCTACAGGGTAGTTGCTGCTGGCAAAGTTAAAGTTAAGTGGAGTGGGTATTAATTTTTTGGTATAAATATTGTTTTTTCTGTCTGCTAAAGTAAATAAGTTGGAAAATTCTCCTGCACTTTCGGCGATACCTAACATCAAAAACCCACTGGGCTTGAGACTGTAATGGAAAATGGGCATTACCTGCTTTTGCAAAACAGATTCAAAGTAAATCAGGACATTACGACAACTAATGAGATCCAGATTGGAAAATGGCGGTTCGCTGATGAGGTTTTGTCTAGCAAAAACACAAAGTTCCCGAATCGGCTTGCTGATTTGATAGCCGCTCTCTACTTGATTAAAGAAGCGTCTTAGCCGTTCTGGTGAGACATCAACTATTTGGTTTGGTTTGTAGATACCTATGCGGGCTTTTTCAATTGCTGTCTCATTAATGTCTGTCGC
This window contains:
- a CDS encoding chemotaxis protein CheB, whose protein sequence is MNSPQSSEPLPSDSIAVEPSTQKQQDKSDELFPIVGIAASAGGLEAFTQLLNHLPIDTGMAFVLIQHLDPNQKSLLSEILARETQMPVHEAQNGMFVEPNQVYVIAPNTKMTLAQGVLQLIAREKIHGKYMPADAFFTSLAAERGSKAISVVLSGSDGDGAQGSEAIKAAGGITFAQCESSAQFSDMPNTAIATGDVDFILPPQKIAEELALIARHPNVTRPISSQTVEPLSKSETALPAIFAMLLTTTGVDFTHYKQTTLNRRIARRMVLYNLESLEDYLQYLQNHPDEVQVLYHEILISVTSFFRDPEAYQALKERVFPAIAKVRSVDEPIRIWVPGCATGEEAYSIAISLMEFLENVLPKRAIQIFATDINETAIEKARIGIYKPNQIVDVSPERLRRFFNQVESGYQISKPIRELCVFARQNLISEPPFSNLDLISCRNVLIYFESVLQKQVMPIFHYSLKPSGFLMLGIAESAGEFSNLFTLADRKNNIYTKKLIPTPLNFNFASSNYPVAKIAADKSMSHKIWDITDLNKQADQILLNRYAPVGVMINDNMDILQFRGETSPYLRPAPGDPSFNLFKMARKGLLEELRTAIHQAKRENVPVRKEQIQMEGSESSRKVSIEVIPFQPDSLETHCFLVLFEDVPAPTNAQVTITPGNVEQLGSEEILQLQQELAATKQELAATQEYLQLISQEHESTTQHLKVANEEILSSNEELQSTNEELQTAKEEVQATNEELHTTNQELQSRNLELHKVNNDLLNILSSVNIPILILSNDLRIRRFTPTAQRLLNLIPTDVGRLLSDIRSTIDIPNLESLFIEVIDTLTVKELEAQDQEGRWYNLRIRPYRTTGNHIDGVVMVLMDIDALKRSTKQLQAALDYAEVVVETVPEPLVVLNSDLKVLKSNRAFYQMFQVTPAQTEQQPIFELGNGHWNIPELRSLLEDILTHNTQVESFELCCNFEKIGQKTILLNGYRILQPGNQQMILLALHDITQQKSFEEERTQLLAQEQSARLEAEASNRIKDEFLSTLSHELRNPLHSILGWSDLLQEQNFDTAQMNRAIDMIGRSAKVQIQLIEDLLDISRITTGQFRLNICPIDLRSVIEAALEIVRLSAEAKNIQIECHLQPVIGHVVGDGLRLQQVIWNLLSNAIKFTPSGGSIVVTLEQVNSQAQIRVSDTGIGIPNDFLPYIFDRFRQADSSKTRANQGLGIGLSLVRYLVELHGGTVQAESPGLSLGTTIVVELPLNTNVEEDFSSCDPQVIDISDDTERAVDNIPSLEGLHVLVVDDDTVILELTKIMLQNYGAEVTAVASADEAFSILTSQPGLYDVLLSDVGMSNQDGYTLIRRVRSLSAEAGGQIPAAAMTGYTSSSDIQESRNAGFQMHIPKPVELTQLVFMVANLARRGTAT